The DNA segment aaataaattttcttgcGGTGATGGAACGTTACCGAATGCAGAGTGAAGAACATATTCCATGCAATGTGTTTCTTTCATCAACCGGTCCGGTTATTTTCAAACCGGTGGAGAATCAATCAAGttttaaacaaattattatCATACCCGAATATTTCGGTTACCGGGAGATCCGGGCTACCCTCTCTCTTGTCGGGACATCGCATGAAGAAGTTGAGTTAGGCGTTGACTTTATTATTTCACTCACACTGGCTAGTGACATAACAAGAGATCAATGACTATCGACGATCAATCACACTTGAAGAAAGGTAAATAAATAGCATCCGTAAACTTCATGCTTCCATTATTTCTTCTTAATTATATGATATATCTTTGTTTGTGCTTCCTACAGAGGGAGAAAATAGTACGAATCCTAAGATCAATAGGTACTGGATTCAACGTTACGATCTGTTCTCGAGGTATGACGAAGGTATCCAAATAGATGAAGAAGGATGGTACTCTGTGACTCATGAAGAGATCGCCATCAAACACGCAGAGAGGTGCCGTGGAAAAGTGGTGATTGATTGCTTCGCAGGCGTTGGTGGTAACACTATTCAATTTGCTAAAGTGTAATCTCTATCTCGCTTTCTCTCTCAAAAACAAGAAGAGAAGTATGAATATGAATGTTTTCTAAAccatttttctttaaatagtTCTTCTTCTGTAATCGCTATCGACATTGATCCAATGAAAGTTCAAATGGCTATGAACAATGCAAACGTCTATGGAGTTGCTAATCATGTGGATTTTGTCGTTGGTGATTTCTTCAGTTTAGCTCCATCTCTCAAAGTAATCgtctctatcattttttttatatatgctattaaagattttttttggttcccctccaattttgttgttgtgctaatatatatactagataaaactcattttattttgTCCAGGGAGATGTATCGTTTCTTGCGCCACCATGGGGAGGACCAAATTATTGCAAAGTCGAGAGTTTCAAGATGGATATGCTTCAGCCAAGAGACGGGTAAACAATTTTTACATAATGATATGCTAATCTTAGTTCTTAATTCTTATGaaaagtatatacatttttaGTGAAGACTT comes from the Brassica napus cultivar Da-Ae chromosome A7, Da-Ae, whole genome shotgun sequence genome and includes:
- the LOC111199207 gene encoding trimethylguanosine synthase-like isoform X2 yields the protein MTIDDQSHLKKEGENSTNPKINRYWIQRYDLFSRYDEGIQIDEEGWYSVTHEEIAIKHAERCRGKVVIDCFAGVGGNTIQFAKVSSSVIAIDIDPMKVQMAMNNANVYGVANHVDFVVGDFFSLAPSLKGDVSFLAPPWGGPNYCKVESFKMDMLQPRDGYSLFKIVQSITPNIIMYLPKNVDLAQLEELASLSSPPLTLEIEESCIGGKMIAITAYFSRNAI